In Saprospiraceae bacterium, the sequence TTGATTCGAATTGTGGATCCTGATATAGTAAGTGAAAACGTTTTGATCAGAAAAAGGTATAGAGAATTTTGCCTGAAATTCTACAATCACCTCGACGGCGATGCCGTTGGTAATACAATGTGGGGTATTTGAATTCGTTTCACTCACTGGCCTAAGATAAATTTTTTTACAATACTACCGGCATCTCTCTTAGCTTGTTCAAGGTCGTCGTTGAGCACCACGGCGTCAAAACGGTCCTGGTATTCCATTTCCATGGTAGCCCTTTGGACTCTCATATCGATTTTATCCGGTGATTCAGTTTGCCTGGAGATCAGTCTTTGTCGCAGTACTTCGATAGAGGGCGGTTTGATAAATAATGCAAGAGATTTTTTAGGAAAAAAGCGTTTCAAATCAGAAGCTCCGATAACATCAATATCGAACACAATGGTCTTTTTTTGATCCCAAAGTCTTTGCAGTTCGGATTTTAAAGTCCCATAAAATTGACCCGGGTATACTTCCTCCCACTCTACAAACCGGCGTTGATGGATATACTGTTTAAATTTTTTCACATCGATATAATAGTAATCTTTTGCTTCGATTTCATGAGGCCTTCGTGGTCTGGTAGTCGCAGATACTGAAAAGGACAGGGAGGGTATGGTATCGAGTAAGTGATTGACTATAGTGCTTTTGCCAGAACCGGACGGTGCTGTGATGATGACCAGTTTGCCCATAGATTAGACCACATTTGCCAATTGTTCCTTAATCTTTTCCAATTCATCTTTCATCGCAACTACCAGGTGCTGAATATTGTGATCCTGAGCTTTCGATCCAAGTGTATTGATCTCCCGCCCCATCTCCTGGCTGATGAAATTCAGTTCTCTTCCATTACTTACCGGCAGGTCCAGTTTTTCCAGAAAAAAATTGCAATGTTTGTCCAACCTTACCCTTTCCTCGGTAAAATCCATTTTCTCAAGATAATATAAGAGCTCTTGCTCAAATCGGTTGGCATCATATTCAGGTCTATTGCTATATTCGTCGAGGGTCTTGAGCAGTCTTTGTTTTAATTGGCTTATTCTCACATTTTCAAAGGGGGTGATTTGCTCCAGATACTGCTTTATCATAACCACATTCTGTTTGATTACTTGAGCCAGTATTTTGCCTTCGTGGAGTCTGAATGCATTAAATTCTTCTATTGCTTTTTGTATGATGCTCTCGGTAGATGCCCAATCATCTTCTTCAATGGTAACCGCAGGTGATTCAACTACTTCTGGTAGATTCAAGATCGAAGCGATCAGACCTTCTTCTTTGAGATCAGTCACGATTGCCAGTTCCTTCAGTGTCGCAGCATATTTGATGAAAAGGGCCCGATTGATCTGAACCTCATTGACCTCGCCATTGGACTGCTCGATAAAAAAATCAATCTTACCTCTGTCGATGGAGGTGCTCAGCAGTTTACGGATTTCAAATTCTTTGTCCTTGAGAAAAGGTGGAAGCCGAAACCGATATTCTGAAAACTTGCTATTGACAGACTTAATTTCAACTTTGATTTGATGATCTCTTACGACCCCACCAGCTCTCCCAAATCCCGTCATCGATATTAGCATAGCTGCAAATATAGTTCTACATTATGTCATCGCCAAAGGTGAAAATCAAACGGGTTAGAATCAAATAACTAAATGGTGCCAATTATTCAATCCTTGAATTTAGCCTTTCATCAGCATCAATCAGATTAAACAAGTGCCTTAGAATAGCTGGATCCAAATGTTGGACCCATGAATGTATA encodes:
- the gmk gene encoding guanylate kinase, whose product is MGKLVIITAPSGSGKSTIVNHLLDTIPSLSFSVSATTRPRRPHEIEAKDYYYIDVKKFKQYIHQRRFVEWEEVYPGQFYGTLKSELQRLWDQKKTIVFDIDVIGASDLKRFFPKKSLALFIKPPSIEVLRQRLISRQTESPDKIDMRVQRATMEMEYQDRFDAVVLNDDLEQAKRDAGSIVKKFILGQ
- a CDS encoding YicC family protein — its product is MLISMTGFGRAGGVVRDHQIKVEIKSVNSKFSEYRFRLPPFLKDKEFEIRKLLSTSIDRGKIDFFIEQSNGEVNEVQINRALFIKYAATLKELAIVTDLKEEGLIASILNLPEVVESPAVTIEEDDWASTESIIQKAIEEFNAFRLHEGKILAQVIKQNVVMIKQYLEQITPFENVRISQLKQRLLKTLDEYSNRPEYDANRFEQELLYYLEKMDFTEERVRLDKHCNFFLEKLDLPVSNGRELNFISQEMGREINTLGSKAQDHNIQHLVVAMKDELEKIKEQLANVV